The window AAATATGATTCCATCATTTGTAGATCAGTTTGTAAGTCTTACTAAAGATACTTCCTTGGCTTACATAATTGGTGTTAATGAATTAACCAGAGCTGCGACCCAAGTAAATAATAGAACTTTAGTAGCTCCTACAGAAATATTTTTAACAATTGCAATACTTTATTTTATTGTATGTTATGTTTTAACATCTATCAGTCGTAGATTAGAAAAACATCTTGCTAGGTATCAAGCCCGTGGAAGATAAAAAACTATATGGAGTAGAAATAAAAATACCCTCTTCTTTACAAGAAATTGTAGAAGGATATCTTTATTTACTTGCGCCTTGGGGATGGGAAAGTTGCTCTATTGATAGAGATAATATTCAAATAAAAGTTGTTTTTAACACTTTTAAAGAAGCAAACGATACTATCTCTATTTTAAAAAATAAAATTCCAAACATACAAGTTTCTACCTACCTATTAAAATCCCAAAACTGGCTAGAAAGTTGGAAACAATTTTTTACACCAATAAATGTAAATAATATGTTTGTCATCTTGCCTTCATGGGAACAAAAAAAAATAGATCCTGCCCTTATACCTATCTATATTTACCCTGAAATGGCTTTTGGTACAGGACATCACGCAACAACTTTTCTTTGTTTAAAAATGCTTTGTACATTAAAACAATATTTTGATCCTCATAAAGACTATTTTTTAGATTTGGGTACAGGTTCTGGCATTTTAGGAATAGCTTGTGCTAAACTTGGTTTAAAAGGAATAGGAGTTGATATAGACAGTCATGCTATCCAAAACGCCAAATATAATATCACTTTAAACCAAATTAACGATTTCTTTACAGTACAAAAAGGATCTATTGAAGATATAAACAGTAATTTTTCTTTAATCATAGCAAATATTTTGGCAAACCCACTTATACAAATGAGAGAAAATATAAAAAAACATCTCTGCCCTAACGCTCATCTGATCTTATCAGGAATATTAATAGAGCAATCTCCCAAAGTTATTTCTTGCTATGAAAAAGTGGGATTAAAACTAAAAAATAAACTCACTCACCAAGAATGGATTGCTTTGCACTTCCAAAATGAATAAAAAAGACGTTTTAAAACTAATATATACTAAACTATTCTCAGCTCTTGGACCAAGTCATTGGTGGCCAGGAGAGTCGCCTTTTGAAATAGCAGTAGGTGCAATTCTTACTCAAAACACAAACTGGAACAACGTAGAAAAGGCAATTCATAATCTAAAACAAGCAAATCTTTTAAATGAACAAAAATTATTCTCTTTGCCAGAAGAAAAGCTTGCCTTTTATATAAAACCAGCAGGATTTTTTCGCTTAAAAACAAAACGGCTAAAAAATTTCCTACATTTTTTAAAAAAAGAAGCAAACTTAAAAATCACTAATTTAAAAATATATCCTTTAAAAGAACTTAGAGAAAAATTACTTTCTGTTTCTGGTATTGGGCCTGAAACAGCAGATAGTATTCTCCTCTATGCTTTAGATAAACCTATTTTTGTAGTAGATGTCTATACTAAACGAATGTTTTCTCGTCATGGCCTAGTACCTGAAGAAACTTCATACCAAGAAATCCAAGACTTATTTATGGATAATCTTGATCCTAATGTCCAATTATTCAATGAATATCATGCACTCATTGTTAGAGCCTGTAAAAAGTGGTGCCTTAAAAATAAACCTAGGTGCGAAGAATGTCCCCTAAACAATATCTAAAGTTACTTGTCTTTTTTATTATTTGTCTATTCCTTTTTAAAATTAATACACAAGTTTCTCTTGCTTCTCTAAAAAAAATACAATCTGAATTAAAAAGTTATAAAATCCAAATAAAAAATAAAAAATCTTTTCTAAAGAAACTATCTAGCAAAGAAAAAAAAATAATTAAACAATTAACTAAAGTTGATAATGAAATTGTAAAAATAACACAAAAGTTACAAAAAGAAGAAGAAAAACTTTCTCTTATAAAAAGAAAAGAAGCTTATCTTTTAAAGAACTATCAGATAACAAGTAAAAGAAAAGAAAAATTAAAAAAAGACTTAAAAAATATTTTAGATAAAATCTGGCCAATATATCTACAAAATAAAACTTTAAATATCTTTGACACTAAAAATGAAGAAAGATGGCAATTAAAAATAAAATTAATGAATATATTATTAGATAAAGTTAGCAAAATTTACAAAGAATTTTCCCTTGAGTGTCAAAAAATATCATCTCAATTGATAGAATTACAAAAATTAATAGAAGAAAGAAAAAAACAATTAAAACAAATAAACTTAGTAAAAGATAGTTTACTAGAAAAGAAGCTATTTTTTCTAAAAAAAATTCAAGAAACTAGATTAGTTAAGTTAAAAGAAGAAGAAAATTTACAACAAATTTTACATACTGTAGAAAGTTTAAATTATAAACTCCTTATTTTAACAAATCGCAAATTTTCTAAAGCAAAGGGCCATTTACCTTGGCCAGCAAAAGGAAAACTTAAGGTCAAATTTAATTTAAAAAAACATCCTCCGTGCAGAGGAATAGGTCTAAGGCTTCCTAAAAATTCTCCTATTAAAGCTATATTCTGGGGAAAAGTAGTGCACAATGATGTGCTAAGGGGATTTGGAGAGGTAATTATTTTATCTCACGGTCAAGGATATTATTCTTTATATGCCTTTTTATCCAAAAGCTTTGTAAAAATAGGACAAAATGTAGAAAAAGGCGAAGTAATTGGACTATGTGGATATTATCCTAAATTAAAAAATTATGGTTTATACTTTGAATTGCGTTTTAAACAAAAACCAGTTAATCCTATTTTCTGGTTAAGCAAATTTTAGGAGGCATTATTATGTTAAACCATATAACTACTTTTTTTATGATCTTAGGTTTATTACTTTTTGTTCCCCATGATTCATTGGCCAAATCTACAAATGATTATCAGGCATTAAAACAATTTAGCCAAGTACTAAGTATTATAGAGCAGCACTATGTCAAGCCAAAAACAGAAAAAGAACTTTTAAAAGGTGCTATTAAAGGAATGTTAAGTTCTTTAGACCCCCATTCTGCCTATATTGATCCAGAAGAATTAAAAGCTATGCAAGAAGACTTTTCTGGTAAATTTAGTGGAATTGGAATCCAAATAGGAATGAAAAACAAACGACTCACAGTTATTTCTCCTATTGAAGGAACTCCAGCTTATAAAGCAGGTTTAAAAGCAGGAGATATAATTCTAGCTATAGATGGA is drawn from Desulfonauticus submarinus and contains these coding sequences:
- a CDS encoding 50S ribosomal protein L11 methyltransferase, with the protein product MEDKKLYGVEIKIPSSLQEIVEGYLYLLAPWGWESCSIDRDNIQIKVVFNTFKEANDTISILKNKIPNIQVSTYLLKSQNWLESWKQFFTPINVNNMFVILPSWEQKKIDPALIPIYIYPEMAFGTGHHATTFLCLKMLCTLKQYFDPHKDYFLDLGTGSGILGIACAKLGLKGIGVDIDSHAIQNAKYNITLNQINDFFTVQKGSIEDINSNFSLIIANILANPLIQMRENIKKHLCPNAHLILSGILIEQSPKVISCYEKVGLKLKNKLTHQEWIALHFQNE
- a CDS encoding endonuclease III domain-containing protein, producing the protein MNKKDVLKLIYTKLFSALGPSHWWPGESPFEIAVGAILTQNTNWNNVEKAIHNLKQANLLNEQKLFSLPEEKLAFYIKPAGFFRLKTKRLKNFLHFLKKEANLKITNLKIYPLKELREKLLSVSGIGPETADSILLYALDKPIFVVDVYTKRMFSRHGLVPEETSYQEIQDLFMDNLDPNVQLFNEYHALIVRACKKWCLKNKPRCEECPLNNI
- a CDS encoding murein hydrolase activator EnvC family protein, yielding MSPKQYLKLLVFFIICLFLFKINTQVSLASLKKIQSELKSYKIQIKNKKSFLKKLSSKEKKIIKQLTKVDNEIVKITQKLQKEEEKLSLIKRKEAYLLKNYQITSKRKEKLKKDLKNILDKIWPIYLQNKTLNIFDTKNEERWQLKIKLMNILLDKVSKIYKEFSLECQKISSQLIELQKLIEERKKQLKQINLVKDSLLEKKLFFLKKIQETRLVKLKEEENLQQILHTVESLNYKLLILTNRKFSKAKGHLPWPAKGKLKVKFNLKKHPPCRGIGLRLPKNSPIKAIFWGKVVHNDVLRGFGEVIILSHGQGYYSLYAFLSKSFVKIGQNVEKGEVIGLCGYYPKLKNYGLYFELRFKQKPVNPIFWLSKF